Proteins encoded in a region of the Veillonella parvula genome:
- a CDS encoding McrB family protein — protein sequence MKTIKEYSDILKVAKNIILRGAPGTGKTYLAQSIAANIVTDGMKSDYTKLTDDEKKQVEFVQFHPSYDYTDFVEGIKPNSNDDGMEFVLCDGVFKLFVDKARANFENSNRSEAEKRLRRKIQRFLSNCNDKEFKIQRGNKFTIIDNDDETITINIPNNEKSTRTLKIEDIIQLLMAPKDKSFKQPKDVRAFFGKNNNRQRYSYYIALYNELSQMKDIEEDHTDIKREALKKYVFIIDEINRGEISKIFGELFFSIDPNYRGPSGAVSTQYANLRDNLNVKFYIPENVYIIGTMNDIDRSVDSFDFAMRRRFRFIEITPKDSEDMLNVLEEKTKIDDAIKRMDALNTEIIKTEGLNKNYQIGPAYFLKLKDIDDNELWTDYLQPLLHDYIQGMYNEDELMKAFEDAYFGENNGSTEN from the coding sequence ATGAAAACTATAAAAGAGTATTCCGATATATTGAAGGTTGCTAAAAATATAATTTTGCGTGGGGCTCCAGGTACGGGGAAAACATATTTAGCTCAAAGTATAGCCGCTAATATTGTTACTGACGGAATGAAGAGTGATTATACTAAGCTTACAGATGATGAAAAAAAACAGGTTGAATTTGTACAATTCCATCCAAGCTATGATTACACGGATTTTGTTGAAGGTATAAAACCTAATTCTAATGATGATGGTATGGAATTTGTATTGTGTGATGGTGTATTTAAGTTATTTGTTGATAAAGCTAGAGCAAATTTTGAAAATTCTAATAGATCTGAAGCAGAAAAAAGGCTTCGCAGAAAAATTCAGAGGTTTCTTTCAAATTGTAATGATAAAGAATTTAAAATACAAAGGGGAAATAAGTTTACCATTATTGACAATGATGATGAAACCATAACTATTAATATTCCTAATAATGAAAAAAGTACTAGGACGTTAAAGATTGAAGATATTATACAACTATTAATGGCCCCTAAAGATAAGTCGTTTAAACAGCCTAAAGATGTGAGAGCGTTTTTTGGTAAAAACAATAATCGACAAAGATATTCTTATTATATAGCACTCTACAATGAGCTTTCTCAAATGAAAGATATAGAAGAGGATCATACTGATATAAAGCGTGAGGCCCTTAAAAAATATGTGTTTATCATTGATGAGATTAATCGAGGTGAAATTTCCAAAATTTTTGGTGAACTATTTTTCTCTATAGATCCTAATTATAGAGGCCCATCAGGCGCTGTATCGACACAATATGCAAATTTGCGTGATAACTTAAATGTAAAATTCTATATTCCTGAAAATGTGTATATTATTGGGACAATGAATGACATAGATCGTTCTGTAGACAGCTTTGATTTTGCTATGCGTAGACGATTCCGTTTTATAGAAATTACGCCAAAAGATAGTGAGGATATGTTAAATGTTTTGGAAGAGAAAACAAAGATAGATGATGCGATTAAGAGAATGGATGCTCTTAATACGGAGATTATTAAAACTGAAGGGCTAAATAAAAACTATCAAATTGGCCCTGCATATTTTCTAAAGCTAAAAGATATTGATGATAATGAGTTGTGGACTGATTACTTACAGCCACTTCTACATGATTATATTCAAGGTATGTATAATGAAGATGAGTTAATGAAAGCGTTTGAGGATGCCTATTTTGGTGAAAACAATGGATCCACTGAGAATTAA
- the sfsA gene encoding DNA/RNA nuclease SfsA yields MKVLYDTILKATYIGRPNRFVVTLDLNGESVLAHLPNPGRMWELLFTGVTMYIVPHDKPDAKTKYRVVGIERDGVVIMLDTNYSNDVAQHLIENKRIPGWEEWCVVRREYTVKLHGTSSRFDLLLTNDKGDEFLLEVKSCTLFSKKGAMFPDAITERGRKHLLHLKELQNEGYHTGVLFLVQWDQAQWFLPDYHTDLEFAKTFKEVAPSLDWKAVAVAWDETFTMPTVTHECSYPSSILDTEAHDSGVYVMVMHLNYDLDLEIGSKGMMHFKPGYYMYVGSAKANLTKRIERHKRKRKKMHWHLDYFRGHCEMIAGLPIRTSGRPQAMTTSSQEWGKGKLSDDAPAARESTDVDLTKIDVECALADAVRAIAEWNVPNFGCSDCDCNSHLFGMSENPIHNQAFMNVIENYRMNMLDELVNR; encoded by the coding sequence ATGAAAGTCCTTTACGATACTATTTTAAAAGCAACATACATAGGCCGCCCGAATCGTTTTGTGGTGACTTTAGATTTGAATGGTGAAAGTGTGCTCGCTCATTTGCCAAATCCTGGTCGCATGTGGGAGCTCTTGTTTACGGGGGTAACGATGTACATCGTGCCTCACGACAAGCCGGATGCAAAGACGAAATATCGCGTGGTAGGCATCGAGCGCGATGGCGTTGTTATCATGCTCGATACAAACTACAGCAACGATGTGGCGCAACATTTGATTGAAAATAAACGTATCCCTGGTTGGGAGGAGTGGTGCGTAGTGAGACGGGAGTATACGGTTAAACTACACGGCACATCATCTCGCTTTGATTTGCTCCTCACCAATGATAAGGGGGATGAGTTTTTATTGGAGGTTAAGTCTTGTACCTTGTTCTCCAAGAAGGGAGCCATGTTCCCTGATGCTATTACAGAGCGAGGCCGCAAGCACTTATTGCATCTGAAAGAATTACAAAATGAAGGCTACCACACGGGTGTTCTATTCCTCGTACAATGGGACCAAGCGCAGTGGTTCTTGCCAGATTATCATACGGATTTGGAATTTGCCAAAACCTTTAAAGAGGTGGCACCTTCATTAGATTGGAAAGCCGTTGCTGTGGCGTGGGATGAGACTTTCACCATGCCTACGGTGACACATGAATGTTCCTATCCTAGTAGTATCCTCGACACAGAGGCTCATGATAGTGGCGTGTATGTGATGGTCATGCACCTCAATTACGATCTAGATCTCGAAATTGGTTCTAAAGGGATGATGCATTTTAAACCTGGTTACTATATGTACGTTGGTTCCGCGAAGGCAAATTTAACGAAACGCATTGAACGTCATAAAAGAAAACGGAAGAAAATGCATTGGCATCTAGATTACTTCCGCGGTCACTGTGAAATGATAGCGGGCTTGCCGATTCGTACTAGTGGGAGGCCGCAGGCTATGACAACTTCTTCTCAGGAATGGGGTAAAGGTAAACTCTCTGACGATGCTCCGGCTGCTCGTGAAAGCACAGATGTAGATCTAACTAAAATTGACGTAGAATGTGCTCTCGCTGATGCGGTGCGAGCTATTGCGGAATGGAATGTACCGAACTTTGGGTGCAGCGACTGTGACTGCAATAGCCATCTATTCGGAATGAGCGAAAACCCGATACACAATCAAGCCTTTATGAATGTAATAGAAAATTACAGGATGAATATGCTAGATGAACTAGTTAATAGGTAA
- a CDS encoding DUF1858 domain-containing protein: MAQIAANLQRIKNGQRRYAITPRVPAGFIQPDQLQKYIDVANEFGAVLKLTGSQRIMITNLKAEDVDKAWEMLGMEPAYTVSNRVRSVKICPGTTFCKRAKQDSVHLGMQIERKYLSLEMPSKMKIGVSGCPNSCTESRMKDVGVIGTVDGWNVYAGGSGGAHPRIGDLIAEVKTEKEALALVDRIIAYYKENAQIERMGEFIDRIGLEAFKAAVLGDLEGAPAESKSEEPAVFLPGQGNDPEVEAPRLEAGSPITPDTIIRDIVETYPHVVPVLQGIGMGCLGCPSATAEPLWQAAEIHGFNVYDLVEKLETARKGA; encoded by the coding sequence ATGGCACAAATTGCAGCAAATTTACAACGCATAAAAAACGGTCAACGCCGTTATGCAATTACACCTCGCGTTCCTGCAGGTTTCATTCAACCAGATCAATTACAAAAATATATCGACGTAGCGAATGAGTTCGGCGCTGTTCTCAAATTAACTGGCAGCCAACGCATTATGATTACGAATTTGAAAGCAGAAGACGTAGATAAAGCATGGGAAATGCTTGGTATGGAGCCAGCATACACTGTGTCCAACCGCGTGCGCAGCGTAAAAATCTGCCCAGGTACTACCTTCTGTAAACGTGCTAAACAAGACAGCGTACACCTTGGCATGCAAATTGAACGCAAATATTTATCTCTTGAAATGCCAAGTAAAATGAAGATCGGCGTGTCCGGTTGTCCAAACTCTTGTACTGAAAGCCGCATGAAAGATGTGGGCGTTATCGGTACTGTAGACGGTTGGAATGTATACGCTGGCGGTAGCGGCGGTGCGCATCCACGCATTGGCGACCTCATCGCAGAAGTTAAAACAGAAAAAGAAGCTCTTGCATTAGTTGATCGAATCATCGCATACTATAAAGAAAACGCACAAATCGAACGCATGGGCGAATTCATCGACCGCATTGGTTTAGAGGCTTTCAAAGCAGCTGTATTGGGCGACCTTGAAGGTGCTCCAGCTGAAAGCAAGTCCGAAGAACCAGCTGTGTTCTTGCCTGGTCAAGGTAACGATCCTGAAGTAGAAGCACCACGTCTCGAAGCAGGGTCCCCTATCACTCCAGACACAATTATTCGCGACATCGTTGAAACCTACCCACATGTTGTACCTGTATTACAAGGTATTGGTATGGGCTGCCTAGGTTGCCCATCTGCAACAGCTGAGCCATTATGGCAAGCCGCAGAAATCCACGGTTTTAATGTATACGATTTAGTAGAGAAATTAGAAACAGCACGAAAAGGAGCTTAA
- a CDS encoding cupin domain-containing protein, with amino-acid sequence MAGTVNQELGLLFQGPNYVIVKKGGKAGEKVEKHNHPEANVIFTVVKGKVQVFLNETEEHVLVPGQVLEFNGDNYIQATLVEDSEFVVNLIHKPE; translated from the coding sequence ATGGCAGGCACAGTTAATCAAGAATTAGGTTTATTATTCCAAGGTCCTAACTATGTAATCGTAAAAAAAGGCGGCAAGGCTGGTGAAAAGGTGGAAAAACATAACCACCCTGAAGCTAATGTCATTTTTACAGTTGTAAAAGGTAAAGTACAAGTATTTCTTAATGAAACTGAAGAGCATGTACTCGTACCAGGCCAAGTATTGGAATTCAACGGCGACAACTACATCCAAGCTACACTCGTAGAAGACAGCGAATTCGTTGTAAACCTCATTCATAAACCAGAATAA
- a CDS encoding nitroreductase family protein: MKDFKALATERYSVRKFDSRPVEQEKLDILLEVARLAPTAHNYQPQRLLVLNTEDSLKKLKDCTNGHFNAPLAIIVCYDNTVSWKREYDDADMGVVDASIVGSHIMFTVADIGLGTTWIAHFDPAKVRKAYNLPDNIIPVAIFPIGYPHPDCVPAPGHTKRFDVSEFTTYNSF, translated from the coding sequence ATGAAAGATTTTAAAGCATTAGCCACAGAGCGGTATTCGGTTCGAAAATTCGATAGTCGACCAGTGGAGCAGGAGAAGCTAGATATTTTGTTAGAAGTTGCTAGATTAGCACCTACGGCTCATAATTACCAGCCGCAACGACTGCTCGTGTTAAATACAGAAGATAGCTTAAAGAAACTAAAAGATTGCACTAATGGTCACTTCAATGCACCGTTAGCAATTATTGTCTGTTACGATAATACGGTGAGCTGGAAGCGAGAATACGATGATGCGGATATGGGGGTTGTAGATGCTAGCATTGTAGGATCCCACATTATGTTTACCGTGGCCGATATCGGTTTAGGTACAACGTGGATTGCTCACTTTGATCCTGCTAAAGTACGCAAGGCATATAACTTGCCTGATAATATCATCCCTGTAGCCATCTTCCCAATTGGTTACCCTCATCCAGACTGTGTTCCTGCACCAGGCCATACGAAACGCTTTGATGTGAGTGAATTTACAACCTATAATTCCTTTTAA
- a CDS encoding OmpH family outer membrane protein has product MKLSKKLTTLAIVGAMSATAAVASAANIGLVNMSQVVNSYPGYGALDMKMQQVDAQYRPQIEKKVQEIEKIKDSAQAEAEFNKTVAPLLQKENEEINKIAQPMMQAIHNTVEAIRVEKQMDVVLDDPYTIRAADANSKIENITNEVISRLKK; this is encoded by the coding sequence ATGAAATTATCTAAAAAATTGACTACCTTAGCTATCGTTGGTGCTATGTCTGCTACTGCTGCAGTAGCAAGTGCTGCCAACATTGGCTTAGTAAATATGAGCCAAGTAGTAAATAGCTACCCTGGCTACGGTGCATTAGATATGAAGATGCAACAAGTAGACGCTCAATACCGTCCACAAATTGAAAAAAAAGTACAAGAAATTGAAAAAATTAAAGACTCTGCACAAGCAGAAGCAGAATTCAACAAAACTGTAGCTCCATTGCTTCAAAAAGAAAACGAAGAAATCAATAAAATTGCTCAACCTATGATGCAAGCAATTCACAACACTGTTGAAGCTATCCGTGTTGAAAAACAAATGGACGTAGTATTGGATGATCCATACACAATTCGTGCTGCTGACGCTAACAGCAAAATCGAAAACATTACTAACGAAGTAATTAGCCGTCTTAAAAAATAA
- a CDS encoding GerW family sporulation protein, whose amino-acid sequence MENSNVKENLEVLFEKFKNMIKVETVVGEAVQIGDTTLVPFVDVTFGFGTGTNHCTANKSQESGGGGGGAKMEPSAILVIKGDRIELFNIKGNPYSSSFDRLIGLVPDLVSKLKSDKYIYLNDEQ is encoded by the coding sequence ATGGAGAACAGTAATGTAAAAGAGAATTTGGAAGTCCTATTCGAGAAGTTTAAAAATATGATTAAAGTGGAAACTGTAGTTGGTGAAGCTGTGCAAATCGGTGATACCACACTCGTTCCATTTGTTGATGTAACCTTTGGCTTCGGTACTGGTACAAACCACTGCACAGCCAATAAAAGCCAAGAGTCTGGCGGCGGTGGCGGTGGTGCCAAGATGGAACCAAGTGCGATCCTTGTCATTAAAGGTGACCGCATCGAATTGTTCAACATTAAGGGCAATCCTTACAGCAGCAGCTTTGATCGTCTTATCGGTTTGGTACCTGATCTCGTGTCCAAATTGAAATCCGATAAATACATCTATTTAAATGATGAACAATAA
- a CDS encoding cob(I)yrinic acid a,c-diamide adenosyltransferase produces the protein MKAYVQVYTGEGKGKTTAAIGLAIRAIGAGKKVLFLQFMKSKVYSEHTILPTLTNLTLETVGKPFFIIKEGMKSKDELAKWGDEVVVFESGNPPKDYVALIEKGYERALAAISSGEYDLVVLDEYNMALFFELITWDKTKALLDARHPETELVFTGRGAPQELIDEADLVTEMKEIKHYYLQGVMARKGIEN, from the coding sequence ATGAAGGCCTATGTACAAGTTTATACCGGCGAAGGCAAGGGCAAAACAACTGCCGCAATTGGCCTAGCTATTCGTGCCATCGGCGCTGGCAAGAAAGTCCTCTTCTTACAATTTATGAAATCTAAAGTATATAGTGAACATACTATTTTACCTACCTTAACAAATTTAACGTTAGAAACTGTGGGCAAGCCATTCTTTATCATCAAAGAAGGCATGAAGAGTAAGGATGAACTTGCTAAATGGGGCGATGAAGTCGTTGTCTTTGAGTCTGGTAATCCTCCGAAGGATTATGTAGCTCTCATCGAAAAAGGCTATGAACGTGCACTTGCTGCGATCAGCAGTGGTGAGTACGACCTCGTTGTACTTGATGAGTACAATATGGCTCTCTTCTTTGAACTCATTACATGGGATAAAACTAAAGCTTTACTCGATGCTCGTCATCCAGAAACGGAACTCGTATTTACGGGTCGTGGGGCTCCTCAAGAATTAATTGATGAGGCCGATCTCGTAACGGAGATGAAAGAGATTAAACATTACTACCTACAAGGCGTAATGGCTCGAAAAGGCATTGAAAACTAA
- a CDS encoding M23 family metallopeptidase, translating to MLKIPAFISNKVERNGDNCILTLTTKQAKLVAIIGSVVLVLALVLGIWGIVRQAEVVQLRQQTQLQSEQLKLLQQKTEVLDKKIQNLNQISEENKKILKGAESGTPAQGGGDGSDPKQEAADNSEAQTLTAAQLSARLSKMDKEAQKLLVSFYTMRNILRDGGAQDLMALQSINFSAGSGGAVNSTTPSIWPSKGVITSPFGSRVDPVTGAIGAFHEGIDIADDYGSQIVATAAGVVTFAGYTSGGYGNLVEIDHGNGFVTRYGHNSAVLVTVGMSVKQGQTIALMGSTGKSTGAHVHYEVRLNNTPVDPMIFLPISN from the coding sequence ATGTTGAAAATACCGGCATTCATTTCAAACAAAGTTGAAAGAAATGGTGACAACTGCATATTGACATTAACTACCAAGCAAGCGAAACTCGTTGCCATTATTGGTTCTGTAGTATTGGTCTTGGCATTGGTACTCGGTATTTGGGGCATTGTGCGTCAAGCTGAGGTTGTGCAATTACGTCAACAAACGCAATTGCAATCGGAACAGTTGAAATTGTTACAACAAAAAACAGAGGTTTTGGATAAGAAAATTCAAAACTTAAATCAAATTAGTGAAGAAAATAAGAAAATATTGAAGGGCGCTGAATCTGGCACACCAGCTCAAGGTGGCGGGGATGGTAGCGACCCAAAGCAGGAAGCCGCTGATAATAGTGAAGCACAGACGTTAACAGCGGCACAATTATCGGCTCGACTATCCAAAATGGATAAGGAAGCACAAAAATTGCTTGTTAGTTTCTATACAATGCGCAATATCCTTCGTGATGGTGGCGCACAAGATTTGATGGCATTACAATCCATCAATTTCTCCGCTGGTTCTGGTGGTGCTGTGAATAGTACGACACCTAGTATTTGGCCAAGTAAGGGCGTTATTACATCTCCATTTGGTAGCCGTGTTGACCCTGTTACGGGTGCTATTGGTGCATTCCATGAAGGTATCGATATTGCCGATGACTATGGTTCCCAAATCGTGGCTACTGCGGCAGGGGTGGTAACCTTTGCAGGATATACAAGCGGCGGTTATGGTAACCTTGTTGAAATCGATCATGGCAATGGCTTTGTTACCCGTTATGGCCATAATAGTGCCGTATTGGTAACGGTAGGGATGAGCGTGAAACAAGGTCAAACCATTGCTTTGATGGGTAGTACTGGTAAAAGTACGGGTGCCCACGTTCACTATGAGGTACGCCTTAACAATACGCCTGTAGACCCTATGATTTTCTTACCAATTAGCAATTAG
- a CDS encoding DUF4446 family protein, with amino-acid sequence MFESIQPWIGMVTIVLVIVLFVYCVILHIRLGSLKKKYDFFMQGEHGASLERKLSVEVSEIRDAAKGLESLLSEQVAIRNIQSNTIQKIGFIKYNAFENIGNDLSFALTLLDGNNNGICISSIYGRSESRIFSKPIVKGKSLVSLSQEELESLNEALGERTNEEALTSAIVSK; translated from the coding sequence ATGTTCGAATCGATTCAACCGTGGATAGGCATGGTTACCATCGTTCTTGTTATAGTGTTATTCGTATATTGTGTAATCTTACACATTCGTTTAGGTAGCTTGAAAAAGAAATACGATTTCTTTATGCAAGGGGAGCATGGTGCGAGCCTAGAGCGTAAATTATCTGTAGAGGTCAGTGAAATTCGCGATGCTGCGAAAGGCCTTGAGTCCTTGTTATCCGAGCAAGTGGCAATTCGCAATATTCAGAGTAATACGATACAAAAAATTGGCTTTATTAAGTATAATGCCTTTGAAAATATCGGAAATGATCTGTCCTTTGCGCTTACCTTGCTAGATGGCAACAATAATGGCATCTGTATCTCTAGTATTTACGGTCGTAGCGAATCTCGTATTTTTAGTAAACCTATTGTGAAAGGTAAAAGTTTAGTAAGTCTTTCACAAGAAGAATTAGAAAGTTTGAACGAAGCGTTGGGTGAGCGTACCAATGAGGAAGCGTTGACGAGCGCTATCGTCTCGAAATAA
- the hydF gene encoding [FeFe] hydrogenase H-cluster maturation GTPase HydF, whose amino-acid sequence MEQTPKANRIHIGFFGRCNAGKSTLINMLTDQPVSLVSDVAGTTTDPVSKAMEILPLGPVVITDTAGIDDTTELGTLRMEKTEEVVKKINLAVYVLRTDEEPTSDDMHWLGLLKQNNVPVALFINEINSTKFDKHLYKNDIDELKENIVESKGTIKESVDNISKATNNLDDSKDIVGKVIVGEGYIAAHTSLSDLATVICSADFTSDAKRLELLDLLGGLTPLDVEGEQTLLQGLVEEGDTIILVCPIDSAAPKGRLILPQVQTIREILDHKGLALVCQTEELPAMIHSLKNPPKMVICDSQAFDRVDELTPDSIPLTSFSILMARFKGKLQDLVTGVKAIKNLKAGSKVLISEGCTHRRQCDDIGTVKIPNLLKKQGYTDLQLEFTSGGAFPKDVSQYDLIIHCGACMLTRREVLRRIECAVVQGTPIVNYGVLIAALHGILERAISPFVDELEG is encoded by the coding sequence ATGGAACAAACACCTAAGGCAAATCGTATACATATTGGTTTTTTTGGCCGTTGTAATGCGGGAAAGTCTACATTGATTAATATGCTAACTGATCAGCCTGTATCGTTAGTGTCCGATGTAGCTGGGACCACAACTGATCCTGTGAGCAAAGCTATGGAAATCTTGCCACTCGGTCCTGTGGTGATTACCGATACAGCTGGTATAGACGATACAACTGAATTAGGTACATTGCGCATGGAGAAAACAGAAGAGGTTGTAAAAAAGATCAATCTTGCTGTCTATGTGCTTCGCACCGATGAAGAGCCAACTTCGGATGATATGCATTGGTTAGGCCTTTTAAAACAAAATAATGTACCTGTCGCACTTTTTATTAATGAGATTAATTCGACTAAATTCGATAAGCATTTATATAAAAACGATATAGATGAGCTTAAAGAGAATATAGTAGAGTCTAAAGGAACTATAAAAGAATCTGTAGATAATATAAGTAAGGCTACAAACAATTTAGATGATTCTAAAGATATTGTCGGAAAAGTTATAGTGGGGGAGGGTTATATAGCCGCCCATACAAGCTTATCAGACTTAGCTACTGTCATTTGTTCTGCTGACTTCACATCTGATGCGAAACGATTAGAGTTGCTTGATCTACTCGGTGGGCTAACACCACTTGATGTAGAAGGGGAGCAAACTCTTTTACAAGGTTTAGTTGAAGAGGGGGATACAATCATTCTTGTATGTCCTATCGACAGTGCCGCACCAAAGGGGCGACTCATCTTGCCACAGGTACAGACTATCCGAGAAATTCTCGATCATAAAGGCTTAGCTTTAGTCTGCCAAACAGAAGAATTACCGGCTATGATTCACTCGCTTAAGAATCCCCCTAAAATGGTAATCTGTGATTCCCAAGCATTTGATCGGGTTGATGAGTTGACGCCTGATTCGATTCCATTGACATCCTTTTCTATTTTGATGGCGCGGTTCAAGGGAAAATTACAGGATTTAGTAACTGGTGTTAAGGCTATTAAGAATTTGAAAGCTGGTTCCAAGGTACTTATCAGTGAAGGTTGTACACATCGTCGTCAATGCGATGATATTGGGACTGTAAAAATACCTAATCTTTTAAAAAAGCAAGGCTATACAGATTTACAGTTAGAATTCACTAGTGGGGGAGCATTCCCTAAGGATGTATCACAGTATGATTTGATCATCCACTGTGGTGCTTGTATGCTAACACGTCGTGAGGTGTTACGTCGTATAGAATGCGCTGTTGTACAAGGTACGCCTATTGTAAATTACGGTGTACTCATAGCAGCTCTACATGGTATACTAGAACGAGCAATAAGCCCATTTGTTGACGAACTAGAGGGCTAA
- a CDS encoding ParB/RepB/Spo0J family partition protein, which produces MPREIKSKKSKTSGLGKGLENLMKVDSVDSVLPEKEIHELPISELVPNVDQPRKSFDEDSLATLAESIKNLGIFQPIVVRKQKNKYQIVAGERRYRAAMIAGLKTVPVIVKKYNTEEMTEVALVENLQREGLDPIEEALAYQGLIDTYKQTQEMISARLGRSRSYIANMVRLLKLCDSVQKDLIEGDLTVGQARPLLALRSAAQQMEAAERIKEGELSARQAEALVKSMQNKSSKAKTGKPQNTAEVRALMDRLKLSLGSPVNIKFRAGKKVQGKIEIVFSSEAELERLIAYMDGQDQTEDAETIEFRV; this is translated from the coding sequence ATGCCAAGAGAAATTAAAAGCAAGAAAAGCAAAACGTCCGGATTGGGAAAGGGTCTTGAGAATTTAATGAAGGTTGACTCTGTAGATTCTGTATTGCCTGAAAAGGAGATACATGAACTGCCGATTTCTGAGCTAGTTCCAAATGTAGACCAACCACGTAAAAGTTTTGATGAAGATAGTCTAGCTACCTTAGCTGAATCAATCAAGAATCTTGGTATTTTCCAACCTATTGTGGTTCGTAAACAAAAGAATAAATACCAAATTGTGGCTGGCGAGCGCCGTTATCGTGCTGCTATGATTGCTGGATTAAAAACAGTACCAGTTATTGTTAAAAAATATAATACCGAAGAAATGACAGAGGTTGCTCTTGTAGAAAACTTACAACGTGAAGGATTAGATCCCATTGAAGAAGCATTGGCTTATCAAGGATTGATTGATACCTATAAGCAAACGCAAGAAATGATTTCTGCTCGTCTTGGCCGTAGTCGTTCATATATTGCTAATATGGTTCGCCTTTTAAAATTATGTGATTCTGTACAAAAAGATCTTATAGAAGGTGATTTGACGGTTGGCCAAGCTCGTCCATTATTAGCGTTAAGAAGTGCAGCTCAACAAATGGAAGCAGCTGAACGTATTAAAGAGGGCGAGCTAAGCGCTAGACAAGCAGAGGCCCTTGTTAAGTCTATGCAAAATAAATCATCTAAAGCAAAGACTGGTAAACCTCAAAATACGGCAGAAGTTCGTGCTTTAATGGATCGTTTAAAACTAAGTTTAGGGTCCCCTGTGAATATTAAATTTCGTGCAGGTAAAAAAGTACAAGGGAAAATTGAAATTGTTTTTTCCTCTGAAGCTGAATTAGAAAGACTTATTGCATATATGGATGGGCAAGATCAAACAGAAGATGCGGAAACAATAGAGTTTAGAGTATAA
- a CDS encoding ParA family protein: MGKVIAITNQKGGVGKTTTSVNLSACLADAGKKVLLVDLDPQGNASSGLGIEKDDLELCVHDVLIDGEPIADIVQPTMLENLFVAPATIQLAGAEVELVSVVSRETMLKKALASVRDTYDFIVIDCPPSLGLLTLNAFTAADSVLIPIQSEFYALEGVSQLVKTITIVQQTSNKDLEIEGVLLTMFDGRTNLSIQVADEVKKFFGNKVYKTIIPRNVRLSEAPSYGEPIIVYDPKSKGADVYTKLAKEVIKASKN, encoded by the coding sequence GTGGGCAAAGTTATAGCTATTACTAATCAAAAAGGCGGTGTTGGTAAAACTACAACATCAGTAAATTTGAGTGCTTGTTTAGCTGATGCAGGTAAGAAAGTGTTACTGGTTGATTTGGATCCACAAGGTAATGCTAGTTCTGGACTAGGTATTGAAAAGGATGATTTAGAGCTCTGTGTGCATGATGTTCTAATTGATGGAGAACCAATTGCTGATATTGTACAACCTACAATGCTTGAAAACCTATTTGTGGCGCCTGCAACAATTCAACTAGCTGGTGCTGAAGTAGAACTAGTTTCCGTTGTTTCACGTGAAACAATGTTGAAAAAAGCGTTAGCGTCAGTACGAGATACATATGATTTTATCGTCATTGACTGTCCACCATCTCTCGGATTATTAACATTAAATGCCTTCACTGCTGCTGATAGTGTATTGATTCCAATTCAAAGTGAATTTTACGCATTGGAAGGGGTTAGTCAATTAGTTAAAACGATAACAATTGTACAACAAACATCAAATAAGGATCTTGAAATTGAAGGCGTATTATTGACTATGTTTGATGGCCGCACAAATTTATCGATTCAAGTAGCCGATGAAGTAAAAAAATTCTTTGGCAATAAAGTATATAAAACAATTATTCCTCGTAATGTACGTCTAAGTGAGGCACCTAGTTATGGGGAACCAATCATTGTATATGATCCAAAATCCAAAGGTGCTGATGTATATACGAAATTAGCTAAAGAAGTAATTAAAGCATCTAAAAACTAA